A genomic stretch from Penaeus monodon isolate SGIC_2016 chromosome 25, NSTDA_Pmon_1, whole genome shotgun sequence includes:
- the LOC119589515 gene encoding synaptotagmin-1-like produces the protein MYTLTAWGKVGVMAIGAGXXXXXXXXXXXXXGPGCWLNTIFLNDEERRRREKERQSIFRSEAPTLRLTTSAKSPEDAPKSELTLAHTPSQTPTNTKYTYMSPVHGTHPETSSLLGALSSKRDSTYSSMSEYSGRTSPTNSCRSSVGDSVGSGVGSPVGGEAQGHLSFGIQYIPTGQEGNTGKLVITVIEARGLAGKEYLGNACDPYVKVVLWKERRSIRKHKSPPLHVFRTRTVRHTQDPSFNQSFVVEASKSELKELVVKLVAMDTDKWASPSTVGEVTQPLRDIKNLAALEQRTTLSYFLEPPKLELGEVLFGLSYLPTAQRLSVSVLKANNLQYSSVVDDLKDFCPYVRVLLISGSGRVLKKKKTTWRSGTASPVWNETLIFDLAQTQVEHVTFLLVMCTRPQLPVTPTSSDASIHSGSDVLHDYQGVHDLSLSSSPLHDQQGHKRDRYVGKLALGCNVRGEEQRQHWLAILASPRKVVSLWHSLR, from the exons ACGAGGAGAGGCGGCGGCGGGAGAAGGAGCGCCAGAGTATCTTCCGCAGCGAAGCCCCTACCCTGCGCCTCACCACCTCCGCCAAGAGTCCTGAAGATGCGCCCAAGTCCGAACTCACTCTGGCGCATAC GCCTAGCCAGACGCCCACCAACACCAAGTACACCTACATGAGCCCTGTGCACGGGACGCACCCTGAGACCTCCTCCCTCCTGGGCGCCCTCTCCTCCAAGCGCGACTCCACCTACTCGTCCATGTCGGAGTACAGCGGCAGGACCTCGCCGACCAACTCATGCAGG AGCAGCGTGGGCGACAGTGTGGGGAGCGGCGTGGGCAGCCCTGTGGGGGGAGAGGCCCAGGGTCACCTCTCCTTCGGCATCCAGTACATCCCGACGGGTCAAGAGGGCAACACGGGCAAActcgttatcactgtcatt GAAGCACGAGGACTGGCAGGCAAGGAGTACTTAGGAAACGCCTGCGATCCTTACGTCAAAGTGGTGCTGTGGAAGGAACGCCGCTCCATCAGGAAGCACAAGTCGCCGCCGCTGCACGTGTTTCGGACGCGGACGGTTCGGCACACCCAGGATCCGAGCTTCAATCAGTCGTTCGTTGTCGAGGCTTCGAAGAGCGAGCTGAAG GAACTCGTCGTGAAATTGGTGGCGATGGACACGGACAAATGGGCGAGTCCAAGTACGGTGGGGGAGGTCACTCAGCCACTCAGGGACATCAAGAACTTGGCTGCCCTCGAACAGCGGACCACGCTCAGCTACTTCCTAGAACCTCCCAAACTG GAACTCGGCGAGGTTCTGTTCGGTCTGAGCTATCTTCCCACGGCGCAGAGGCTTTCGGTGTCCGTCTTAAAGGCCAATAATCTACAGTACAGCAGTGTAGTGGATGACCTTAAGGACTTCT gtcCGTACGTGCGCGTCCTACTCATCAGCGGATCCGGACGAGTGctcaagaagaagaaaaccacGTGGCGATCCGGAACTGCTTCGCCTGTGTGGAACGAGACGCTGATCTTCGATTTGGCTCAAACGCAG GTCGAGCACGTGACCTTCCTGCTGGTGATGTGCACGAGGCCTCAGCTGCCCGTGACCCCCACGAGCTCCGACGCCTCCATCCACTCCGGCAGCGACGTCCTTCACGACTACCAGGGCGTGCATGATCTCTCGCTCTCGTCGTCCCCGTTGCATGACCAGCAGGGCCACAAGCGCGACAGATACGTGGGCAAGCTGGCCCTCGGGTGCAATGTCCGCGGCGAGGAGCAGAGGCAGCATTGGCTCGCCATCTTGGCCAGCCCGCGCAAGGTTGTGTCGCTGTGGCACTCCCTGCGGTAA